The window ATGTTTTTAATTCATCAAACATATCTACAACCACAAAATTCTGGCTTAGAGATTGGAATGTCAACGGCGTTACAAATTCTGCAGCTGATTTTGTCATTATAACCTTTACATTGGCATTTAATTTCTTTAATCTACTCACAATATCACATGCTTTATATGCAGCTATTCCACCTGATACCCCAACTACTATATTCTTTGAATTCAACATTTTTTACTCCTCTATTTTTTGTTCTTCTACAACTTCTTCTTTTCCTTCATTTTCTATTTCTTCAGCAGTCATAGGTCTATAGTTTATTTTATCTTCATATACTTCTTGAGTTGCTATGTCAACAGGTTTTACTTCTTTTGTTTTTACTAATTCTTCTTCACCTTCGATTAAATTTCTAGCTCTCTTAGATACCGCTATTACTAAGTTGTATCTATTATCTATCTTCTTTAAAAGATCGTTTATTGATGGATATAACATATTATAATTCCTCCTTAAATTTCTTTATTATATTATTTTTGTATCTACATACTTTGTTTTTCTCTGCATTGATTATATTTTCAAGTTCACTAGTTGATTTATCAACATCTTTATTCATTATAAAATAGTGATAGTTTTCAATCTTCTCTATTTCAAATATAGCACTTCCAAATCTTTTATTAATATCTGCTTCAGTTTCTGTTCCTCTTTTTACTATTCTATTTTTCAATTCATCTAATGATGGAGGAAGTATAAAAACGAATACTCCAGTTGGATATCTATCCTTTACACTCATAGCTCCTTGTATATCTATTTCAAGTAAAACATTTTGACCTTTACTTAAAGTATCAAGTACTGCTTGCTTTGGAGTTCCATAGAAATTATCATACACTTTAGCCCACTCTAAAAACTCGTCGTTATCTATCATATTTTCAAATTTCTCTTTAGATATAAAATGATAGTTAATTCCATCTACTTCACCTTGTCTTGGCTTCCTAGTTGTAGCAGAAACAGAAAGATGTATATCTTCATTTCTACTTAAAAGTTCTTTGCATATAGTTCCTTTTCCAGCTCCAGATGGACCTGAAACTACTATTAAAAGTCCTTCTCTATTCATTTGTATCTTCCTTCCTATTCTTCGTGATTATTATTATTCTCTTCTTTTAATTCAAGTCTATGTGCCACTGTTTCTGGCTGAACAGCAGAAAGAATTATATGTTGACTATCTGTTATAACTACAGCCCTAGTTCTTCTACCATATGTAGCATCTATAAGCATATGTTTTTCTCTTGACTCTTGGATCATTCTTTTTATAGGAGCAGATTCAGGGCTAACTATAGCTATTATTTTATTTGCTGAAACTATATTTCCAAATCCTATATTTATAAGTTTTATTCCCATTTGTATTTCTCCTATTCTATGTTTTGAATTTGCTCCCTAATTTTCTCTAATTCGCTTTTTATTTCAACTACAAGCTCAGTTATTTTTAAATCTGAAGACTTAGAGCCTATTGTGTTTACTTCTCTATTCATTTCTTGAATTAGGAAATCTATTTTTCTACCTATTAAATCATTTAAGTCTATATTTTTTTCAATCTGTTTTATATGGCTTTTAAATCTAACTAGTTCTTCTGTTATGCTGCTTTTATCAGCATAGATAGCAACTTCTTGTGATAGTCTAGTTTCATCTATTTCAATAGAATCCTTAAGCAATTCTTTTATCCTATTTTCTAGCTTATCCTTATATTCAGCAACTACATTATATGAATTTTTTTCTATTTCATCAATACATTTTTCTAAAAGATTGCATCTTGATTTAATATCTTGTGCAAGTCTTTCACCTTCTACCTCTCTCATATCTTTCAAGTTTATAAGAGCATTTTCAACTGCTTGCTTTAAGCAGTTCCATGTAGCTTTTTCATCATCTTCTTTTTCTTCTATTTTTATTACTTCTGGGAATTTAGCTATGCTCATAACAGATATATCGTCTTTTACATCAAACTCACTCTTTATTTTCATAAGTTCGTTATAATACTGCGCTGCAAGATTAGAGTCTAGCTTCAAATTAACATCAGATTCTCCTATTATTTCGTATCTTACAAATATATCCACTCTACCTCTTTTTACATAATTTTTTGCAAGTTTTCTTACATTTTCTTCTAAGAAAGATATTTTTCTTGGAATTTTAACACTTATATCTGTATACTTATGATTTACACTTTTAGCTTCAATAGTAAAATTAAATTTTTCATTACTATTTTCGCCTCTACCAAATCCAGTCATACTAATTGCCATTTAATTAACCTCCAATAATCCTTCGCATATTTTAACAGCAGGTCCATTCATATAAACTGTATCGTCAGTAAGCTCTATAAATAGCTTTCCACCTTCTGATTCTACATTAACTTTTTGTGATACTAATCCTAAATATCTACATACTGCAACAGATGAACATATTCCTGTTCCACATGCAAGTGTATATCCACAACCTCTTTCCCAAGTAAACACTTTTATATTATCTTCATCAATAACTTGAACAAAATTTACATTAGTTTTTTGAGGAAAGATATCTAACTTTTCGATTTTTGGACCATAATTTAATATGAATTCTTTATCTATTTTATCTACAAATACCACGGTATGAGGTACTCCTATTAATATAGATGATATATTGATACTCATACCATTTATATCTACTTTTTCATTGATAAAAATATCCTTGTTAGTAATTACAGGTACAGCCTTTGGATCAAAGTTTACTTTTCCCATATCTACTTTTATACTTTTTATTTCATTGTCTTTAAGTTCTATTTTAATATACTTTATTCCATCTAGGGTTTTTACTGTAAACTCTGTTTTATCTACAAGTTTATTATCATATATGAATTTTGAAAAACATCTTATTCCATTTCCACACATAGCACCTATTGAACCATCTGAATTATAGTAAACCATTTGAGCATCTGCATCATCTGGTTTTTTATAAACTAAAATTCCATCTGCCCCTATTCCAAAATGTCTGTGGCAAACATGTTTTGCAAATTTAGAATAATCATTTATAAAATATTGTTCCCCATCTACTGCTATAAAATCATTTCCAGCTCCATGTAATTTCCAAAATTTAATCATCGAATTTACCCCCTTAAAAAGTTATTATATATTAATTTTCATTAAAATAAACAAATTACCGTCTAAATATTACGATTTTGTAACATTTAGACGATAATCATACAACTATTAACTTGTATTTGTATAATTTTATGAGATATACTAATAAGAGTATATATTTAAATAAACATGAAGGCGAGGTATTATAATGGCATTAGATGGATTAGTTATAAATTCATTAGTTAAAGAACTTTCATCTCAATTAGTAGATGGTAAAATAGATAAGATATATCAACCTGAAGACGATGAACTTCTTTTTAATATAAGAAGTAACAATACTAATTATAAATTATTGATAAGTGCTAACAGCTCAAACCCTAGAGTTTACACTACAAACTCTCATAACAAAAAAAATCCTATAAAAGCACCCCTGTTTTGTATGCTCCTTAGAAAACATATACAAAACGGAAGAATAATAAAAATAGAGCAGCCCGGTTTTGAAAGAATAATAAAAATAACTATAGAATCTTTAGATGAACTTAAAATAAGAAAATCAAAAGATTTAATAATAGAGATAATGGGAAGACATAGCAATATAATACTAGTAGATAATGAAGAAAATAAAGTACTTGATTCTATTAAAAGAGTACCACTTAGTGTAAGCAGATATAGACAAGTTCTTCCAGGTCAAAAATACATAAATCCACCATCTCAAAATAAACTAAATCCAGTGAATACTATAGATGAAAAAACATTTATTGACACACTTTTAAATTCTTCTAAACCTGAATTATATAAATCAATCTATTCTTCATTTGAGGGTATTAGTCCTGTTGTGGCTAAAGAAATTTGTATTAGAGCTAAGTTAGATATGGATATTAATATAAACCACATGAACAAAAATGATTTCGCATCACTATATGAAATCTTCAATAGATTGTTTAACCAAATAAAAAATAATATTTTCTTTCCTTGTATAGCTATTGATAAAAGATTAAATAAGATTATAGATTTTAGTTGTATAAAGCTTACGATGTTTAATCATTATTCTTTTATAGAAAATGATAGTATTAATGTTATACTTGAAACTTATTATCTAGAAAAAGATGTTAAAGAAAGAATACATCAAAAATCTCAAAGTCTTAGAAAAAGTATCTCTAATAAATTAGACAGACTATACAAAAAATCTAAAAAACAAAATGAAGAATTATTAGAATCTAAAAATGCAGATAAATATAAGATAAATGGTGAACTTATAACCGCTTATATATATATGATACAAAAGGGCATGGATGAAGTTGAAGTGGCTAATTTTTATAATCCTAATAGTGAGAATGTAACTATAAGACTAGACAAGAGACTTACTCCTTCTGAAAACGCTCAGAAATATTTTAAAAAATACAACAAGCTTAAACATGCTTTAATTGAAATAACTGAGCAACTTAAAATAACTCAAGAAGAAATAAACTATCTTGAAAATATAATGTTAAGTATAACGAACTGTGAAAGTATAGATGAACTAGATGAAATAAAAGAAGAGCTTATTAAAGTAGGTTATGTAAAAGGAAAAGTTAAAGATAAAGGTAAAAAAAATAAAGAAAAAAATATTTTAAAAACTGCTCCTTACGAGTTCTTATCTTCAGATGGATTTAAAGTATTCGTTGGTAAGAACAACAAACAAAATGATTATTTAACTTTAAAAATGGCTACAAACAACGATATGTGGCTTCATACTAAGGACATACCAGGATCTCATGTTATCATAAGGTCTGAAGGTGGAGAGATTCCTGAATCTACTATATTTGAAGCTGCGATGCTTGCTGCTTATTACAGCAAAGGTAAAATGTCTTCTAAGGTTCCTGTTGATTATACATTGAAGAAAAATGTTAAAAAACCTAGTGGAGCAAAACCAGGAATGGTTATTTATGAGACTAATAGTACTATGTATGTAACTCCTCTTGAGGAAGAAATAGTTAAAATACAAAATCATGTTGAAATAGCTTCTGAGGATAATTAAATCAAAATCATGTTCTTAATCCCAAAATAAATGGCATCAAAATACCGCTTATGCATTAAGTATTTTGATGCCATTTATTTTGTCAATTTTAGTATCTAACTAACTCCTATAATCATATATTTTCACATTAAAATACCACTTTTTAAATTCTATTCCTTTATACGGATTTTTTGTATATCATTTATATTTTTGTATATTATTCTCTAAATTCAGAATTTTCTTTACTTCCTTTGTATTTTGTTGTTATAATATATTTTCCTAATATATTTATTGTAGAAAGGATGGTTATTATGATTGAATTATTCTTAGCTTCTTTATTTTCAGCGATTATAGCCTTTACTTGGTCTAATATAAGCTCTTTAGGAGGAATATTTATATGGGTAGGTTTTGCTGGTTGGACTAGTTTTTGTATAACAGATGAAACCGATTCCATCAAAAAGATGATTAAATCCTATTCATGTAACTTAAGTGGTATATTTTGGGCAACTGTTACAATTTATATAAGCTCTTTAATAGATGTTCCTATAGTTACAAACCTACTTACATGCGGAGTAGCAACATTTGCATTAATTTATCAATCTAGATTTAAGATATTTTCATGTGTACCTTGTAATTTTATAGGTTGCTTCATAACATTTGCCTTAAACGGAGATTTCAAAATGGCAGCTATAGGATTATTATGTGGTGCTATTTTAGGTTATATATCTGATAAGACTAGTCTTTTGGTTACTAAAATAAAAAGTTCTGATTCAGCCATGGAAAAAGTTTCTTAAAGTTTGCATATTATAAAAATAATAATAAAATCAAAAAGTAGTTACCTAGATTTCATTTGTATGAAATTTAAGTAACTACAAATATATTTACTATTTGTTATACAGATTATGCTCTATCCATTTATCAATTTGTTTCTTACTATAATACCTTCTACCATTTAAATCTATATATTCAATAAATGTATTACTTGAATAGACACTTACGCCTTCTCTTTCATCTCTTTCTTTTTCTAGAATCACCCTAAAATCCGGTACCGATATTTTAAGATATTCTGCGGTTTCTTCCATGGACAGTAGTTCAGATGTAATAACTTCTTTATTAACATCATGTTTAGATAAATTAGATATTTTTACTACATTCCCAATGTAAATGCTACTAAAAATTATTGAAAAAGATAATAATAACGATGATATAAGCATATATTTATTTTCTTTGATAATATCTCCTCCTTCACATGAAATACATTACAATTATATCATAAATCACCTTTTTCTAATTTGTATTATACATATCGTAAATATAAATCACACAAACTCTAAGTGCTCAAATTCAAAAATGAGGGTCATTAAAATGTTAGCTACTTTTGGTTAACCTTTTACCATAAAACTTAGATTGTGACGTTTAAATATCCGTTAAAAAACTTTTTTGTCTGACCATAGGGAGTTTAAAAAGTTTTAGGATATTTAATAAGACACAACCTTTAGTTTTATTAAAAGGTTGACTAAGTAGCGGTATTTCAATGCCCCTCATTTTCCGCTCAACCGCAATTAAAAAAAGAATATAATTTCCTATTCGTTATAAAAAATAGCTACCTATAAAATATAGGTAGCTATTTTAAATTTATTATATCTTTATATAGAATCTCTATTAAGTACTCTATTTAAAACTATTCCAACTATAGCTGCAAGGCTAAGTCCTGTTATTTTAACCGATTCAGTTACCGGTATTCCTATTGATATTCCTTTACCTTGAAGATAATTTGTTCCAAATCCTATGATTAGTATAGATGCCATTATTATTAAATTAGATGCTTTAAATTCTATATCGCTATTTTTTACTGTCTTAACTCCTATTATAGCTATCATAGAGAACAGCATTAAGCTTATTCCACCCATTACTGGTGTTGGTATTGTTCTTAAAAATATTCCAACTTTGCTTATACATCCAAGCGCTATGGCAAATACAGCTGTTATTCTAAGTATAGATGGATCGTAGTTTTTAGTTATTGCAAGTACTCCTGTATTTTCTCCATATGTTGTATTAGCAGGTCCTCCTATGAATCCTCCAACTATTGTAGCAAGTCCGTCTCCTATTAATGTTCTATTAAGTCCTGGATTCTTTATAAAATCCTTACCTACAACTGCTCCATTAGTTGTTACATCTCCTATATGCTCCATGAACACTGCTAGTACTACTGGTGCTATTATTGCTATTGCTCCTATATCAAACTTAGGTAATGTGAAATTTGGAACCATAACCCAAGAAGCTTCTTTTATAATATTTATATCTATAAGTCCTAAGCTAAGTGATAGTATATATCCTGTTGCTACAGCTATCAGTATAGAAAGTTGCTTTATAAATCCTTTTGCGAATAATGTTATTAAAAGTGCAGTAGATAAAGTTGCTATTGCTACTATGAAGTTTCCTGATGCCATTCCAAATGCTACAGGTATAAGGTTAAGTCCTATTACAACAATCATAGGTCCTGTAACTTGTGCTGGGAAATATTTTTTTACTTTTTCAATTCCAACTGTTTTAACTATTAAAGACATAAGTATATATATCATTCCAGCTACTATTATTCCACCTTGTGCATAAGCCAAATCTCCATTATATAATTCTTTAACTGTGATTATTACAGGTATGAATGCAAAACTTGATCCTAAAAATACTGGAACCATTCCTTTTGTAACTAAGTGAAATATTAAAGTTCCAAGTCCTGCTGATACTAAAGCTACTGATGGATCAAATCCTGTTAAGATAGGTACTAATACTGTTGCTCCAAACATCGCGAATAAATGTTGTATAGCCAGTATAGCTCTTTTTAGATTTTCATTAACTCCTATATTTTTTTCAACTATAGGTGTTTCAATAGGTGTGTTTAATACTTTCTCTTGCATAAAAATACCTCCTTCATTTTTTTAAGGAGGGAGAATATAATCTCCCCTTTTCAGCATCTCTGTACTGATTTAAAAGGTCAAAACATTATTTATTTTTCGTTTATAGAAACATAATCTTGACCATCAACTTCATTAAAATTAACGCTTATAATTTCTTCATTAGATGTAGGAACATTCTTTCCTACATAGTCAGCTCTTATAGGAAGTTCTCTGTGTCCTCTATCTACAAGTACTGCTAGTTGTATAGATTTTGGTCTACCTACATCCATCACTGCATCCATGGCAGCTCTCACTGTTCTACCAGTGTATAATACATCATCAATCAAAACTACTTTTTTATTATTTATATCAAAATCTATGTCAGTCCCATTAAGTACAGGGTCTGTATCTGCTTTACTTAAATCATCTCTATATAATGTTATGTCTACCTTACCTATATTGATCTCTTTTTCTTCTATAGATTTGATTTTTTCTCCTATTCTATCGGCAAGAGGTACTCCTCTTGTCTTTATTCCAACCAAAACAACATCTTCTATTCCTTTGTTCTTTTCTATTATTTCATAGCTTATTCTAGTTATAGCTCTTACTATAGCCTTATCATCCATTAATTTAGCTTTTTCTTTCAAGAATTACACCTCCATAATAAAAAAACTTCTCACCAATGGCAAGAAGTTATAATACGCATGTAAAACGTAGTTAATCTACGTATAATCCTTGCCAGTCTCTCTGTACTGTAATTAAAGGTTTGTTATTCACTTTTTTTAAATTTTATCACCTTAACTTATTTTAGTCAAGTATATTTAGAATTCTTTTAAAATGAGGTGGAATATCTGAATTAAATTCCATATACTCATTTGTAGTAGGATGTATGAATCCCAACGTTTTAGCGTGAAGCATTTGTCCATTCAATTTAAATTTTGAATTCTTAGGTCCATATACAGGATCTCCTACCAATGGATGTCTTTTACTCAACATATGAACTCTTATTTGGTGAGTTCGTCCTGTTTCAAGTTCAGCCTCAACATAAGTATATTTATCGAATCTTTTTAATACTTTAAAGTGTGTTACAGCTCTTTTACCACCTTCAACTATTGCCATCTTCAATCTATCAACTGGATGTCTAGCAATAGGTGCATCAACAGTCATAGTATCTTCCTTTACTACTCCATAACATATCATGTGATATTTTCTAGTTATACTATGATCCTTCAATTGCTCTGATAAACAATTATGTGCATTGTTATTCTTTGCTATCATCAAAAGTCCAGATGTGTCCTTGTCTATTCTATGCACTATTCCAGGTCTTATAACTCCATTTATAGAAGATAAATTATCCTTACAATGATACAGTATAGCATTAACTAATGTTCCAGTATAATTTCCAGGTGCAGGATGAACAACCATTCCAGCAGGCTTGTTTACTACTAGTAAATCATCATCCTCATAAACTATCTCTATATCTATATTTTCAGCCTCAACCTCTAATTCTTTT is drawn from Tepidibacter hydrothermalis and contains these coding sequences:
- the rpoZ gene encoding DNA-directed RNA polymerase subunit omega, whose amino-acid sequence is MLYPSINDLLKKIDNRYNLVIAVSKRARNLIEGEEELVKTKEVKPVDIATQEVYEDKINYRPMTAEEIENEGKEEVVEEQKIEE
- the gmk gene encoding guanylate kinase, which encodes MNREGLLIVVSGPSGAGKGTICKELLSRNEDIHLSVSATTRKPRQGEVDGINYHFISKEKFENMIDNDEFLEWAKVYDNFYGTPKQAVLDTLSKGQNVLLEIDIQGAMSVKDRYPTGVFVFILPPSLDELKNRIVKRGTETEADINKRFGSAIFEIEKIENYHYFIMNKDVDKSTSELENIINAEKNKVCRYKNNIIKKFKEEL
- a CDS encoding RluA family pseudouridine synthase codes for the protein MEQVNFDVNEENEGVRLDVFLSGKFDNMSRSYIQKIIKEGNVLVNDKKEKPRYITKTNDKINLNIPKPKELEVEAENIDIEIVYEDDDLLVVNKPAGMVVHPAPGNYTGTLVNAILYHCKDNLSSINGVIRPGIVHRIDKDTSGLLMIAKNNNAHNCLSEQLKDHSITRKYHMICYGVVKEDTMTVDAPIARHPVDRLKMAIVEGGKRAVTHFKVLKRFDKYTYVEAELETGRTHQIRVHMLSKRHPLVGDPVYGPKNSKFKLNGQMLHAKTLGFIHPTTNEYMEFNSDIPPHFKRILNILD
- a CDS encoding uracil-xanthine permease family protein, yielding MQEKVLNTPIETPIVEKNIGVNENLKRAILAIQHLFAMFGATVLVPILTGFDPSVALVSAGLGTLIFHLVTKGMVPVFLGSSFAFIPVIITVKELYNGDLAYAQGGIIVAGMIYILMSLIVKTVGIEKVKKYFPAQVTGPMIVVIGLNLIPVAFGMASGNFIVAIATLSTALLITLFAKGFIKQLSILIAVATGYILSLSLGLIDINIIKEASWVMVPNFTLPKFDIGAIAIIAPVVLAVFMEHIGDVTTNGAVVGKDFIKNPGLNRTLIGDGLATIVGGFIGGPANTTYGENTGVLAITKNYDPSILRITAVFAIALGCISKVGIFLRTIPTPVMGGISLMLFSMIAIIGVKTVKNSDIEFKASNLIIMASILIIGFGTNYLQGKGISIGIPVTESVKITGLSLAAIVGIVLNRVLNRDSI
- the pyrR gene encoding bifunctional pyr operon transcriptional regulator/uracil phosphoribosyltransferase PyrR; its protein translation is MKEKAKLMDDKAIVRAITRISYEIIEKNKGIEDVVLVGIKTRGVPLADRIGEKIKSIEEKEINIGKVDITLYRDDLSKADTDPVLNGTDIDFDINNKKVVLIDDVLYTGRTVRAAMDAVMDVGRPKSIQLAVLVDRGHRELPIRADYVGKNVPTSNEEIISVNFNEVDGQDYVSINEK
- the dapF gene encoding diaminopimelate epimerase; the protein is MKFWKLHGAGNDFIAVDGEQYFINDYSKFAKHVCHRHFGIGADGILVYKKPDDADAQMVYYNSDGSIGAMCGNGIRCFSKFIYDNKLVDKTEFTVKTLDGIKYIKIELKDNEIKSIKVDMGKVNFDPKAVPVITNKDIFINEKVDINGMSINISSILIGVPHTVVFVDKIDKEFILNYGPKIEKLDIFPQKTNVNFVQVIDEDNIKVFTWERGCGYTLACGTGICSSVAVCRYLGLVSQKVNVESEGGKLFIELTDDTVYMNGPAVKICEGLLEVN
- a CDS encoding Rqc2 family fibronectin-binding protein, giving the protein MALDGLVINSLVKELSSQLVDGKIDKIYQPEDDELLFNIRSNNTNYKLLISANSSNPRVYTTNSHNKKNPIKAPLFCMLLRKHIQNGRIIKIEQPGFERIIKITIESLDELKIRKSKDLIIEIMGRHSNIILVDNEENKVLDSIKRVPLSVSRYRQVLPGQKYINPPSQNKLNPVNTIDEKTFIDTLLNSSKPELYKSIYSSFEGISPVVAKEICIRAKLDMDININHMNKNDFASLYEIFNRLFNQIKNNIFFPCIAIDKRLNKIIDFSCIKLTMFNHYSFIENDSINVILETYYLEKDVKERIHQKSQSLRKSISNKLDRLYKKSKKQNEELLESKNADKYKINGELITAYIYMIQKGMDEVEVANFYNPNSENVTIRLDKRLTPSENAQKYFKKYNKLKHALIEITEQLKITQEEINYLENIMLSITNCESIDELDEIKEELIKVGYVKGKVKDKGKKNKEKNILKTAPYEFLSSDGFKVFVGKNNKQNDYLTLKMATNNDMWLHTKDIPGSHVIIRSEGGEIPESTIFEAAMLAAYYSKGKMSSKVPVDYTLKKNVKKPSGAKPGMVIYETNSTMYVTPLEEEIVKIQNHVEIASEDN
- a CDS encoding DUF1097 domain-containing protein, with translation MIELFLASLFSAIIAFTWSNISSLGGIFIWVGFAGWTSFCITDETDSIKKMIKSYSCNLSGIFWATVTIYISSLIDVPIVTNLLTCGVATFALIYQSRFKIFSCVPCNFIGCFITFALNGDFKMAAIGLLCGAILGYISDKTSLLVTKIKSSDSAMEKVS
- a CDS encoding YicC/YloC family endoribonuclease → MAISMTGFGRGENSNEKFNFTIEAKSVNHKYTDISVKIPRKISFLEENVRKLAKNYVKRGRVDIFVRYEIIGESDVNLKLDSNLAAQYYNELMKIKSEFDVKDDISVMSIAKFPEVIKIEEKEDDEKATWNCLKQAVENALINLKDMREVEGERLAQDIKSRCNLLEKCIDEIEKNSYNVVAEYKDKLENRIKELLKDSIEIDETRLSQEVAIYADKSSITEELVRFKSHIKQIEKNIDLNDLIGRKIDFLIQEMNREVNTIGSKSSDLKITELVVEIKSELEKIREQIQNIE
- the remA gene encoding extracellular matrix/biofilm regulator RemA, whose translation is MGIKLINIGFGNIVSANKIIAIVSPESAPIKRMIQESREKHMLIDATYGRRTRAVVITDSQHIILSAVQPETVAHRLELKEENNNNHEE